In Treponema rectale, a single genomic region encodes these proteins:
- a CDS encoding winged-helix domain-containing protein — MKTTVMPEPSKRRLVLLGRLLSTYKEKTITSQKIQELTGWTAAAIRRDIAMLDLHCGASNGYKVPELKEALQALVCTVSDKQKCCIIGLNRMGQVLLDNNELYDSPFKIVAGFDSNVNRTEVLQSSFPLHPTTLLESIIKSEGIQYAILTADGEEAQSLAARLAQCGIKGIVNYTSCVLTLPKSVSVENVCLLTALENLSAGNNS; from the coding sequence ATGAAAACGACTGTTATGCCGGAACCTTCAAAAAGAAGACTGGTACTTTTAGGAAGACTTCTCTCAACCTATAAGGAAAAAACAATCACTTCGCAGAAAATTCAGGAGCTTACCGGATGGACTGCCGCTGCAATCAGGCGTGACATTGCAATGCTTGACCTGCACTGCGGAGCAAGCAACGGTTATAAAGTTCCGGAATTAAAAGAAGCACTGCAGGCTCTTGTCTGTACCGTAAGCGATAAGCAGAAATGCTGCATCATCGGCCTCAACAGAATGGGACAGGTACTTCTTGATAACAATGAGCTTTACGACTCGCCTTTTAAAATCGTGGCAGGATTTGATTCCAACGTGAACAGAACCGAAGTCTTACAGTCTTCCTTTCCCCTTCACCCGACAACGCTTCTTGAAAGCATAATAAAGTCGGAAGGCATTCAGTATGCAATACTTACAGCAGACGGAGAAGAAGCACAATCTCTTGCAGCAAGGCTTGCCCAGTGCGGAATCAAAGGAATCGTAAACTACACTTCCTGTGTGCTTACCCTTCCAAAATCAGTGTCAGTAGAAAACGTATGTCTTCTTACAGCACTTGAAAACCTCAGTGCAGGAAACAACAGCTGA
- the serC gene encoding 3-phosphoserine/phosphohydroxythreonine transaminase: protein MSRVYNFSAGPSCLPEEVLKECAAEMLDYNGTGQSVMEMSHRSKAYEPIIQDAEAMVRKLMKVPENYKILFVQGGGSTQFAMVAENLGIHTGKAAYIETGVWAKKAAQEAAKLGIEVTTIASSKDKNYSYIPKVEKIEGDYDYAYICFNNTIMGTHYEYIPETGNIPLVADISSCVLSEELDVSKFGLLFAGAQKNLAPAGVTLVIIREDLITETPRAGTPTMLTYKTHADNGSMYNTPPCYTIYVLDKVLHWIEKNGGAAGINKLNVEKADYLYNFLDNSDFYHATAEKGSRSLMNVPFLTKYSDHAADDEAAAAKEKEINDKFVKEATAAGLVNLKGHRLVGGMRASIYNAMTLDGVKALVEFMKKFAAENK from the coding sequence ATGAGCAGAGTTTACAATTTCAGTGCAGGTCCATCTTGCCTGCCGGAAGAAGTTTTAAAAGAATGTGCAGCAGAAATGCTTGACTACAACGGAACAGGTCAGTCTGTAATGGAAATGAGCCACCGCTCAAAGGCTTACGAACCAATCATTCAGGACGCAGAAGCAATGGTCCGCAAACTCATGAAGGTTCCTGAAAACTATAAGATTCTTTTTGTACAGGGCGGAGGATCTACTCAGTTTGCAATGGTTGCAGAAAACCTCGGTATCCACACAGGAAAAGCTGCTTACATCGAAACAGGTGTATGGGCAAAAAAAGCTGCTCAGGAAGCTGCAAAACTCGGTATCGAAGTTACTACAATCGCTTCTTCAAAAGACAAGAATTATTCATACATTCCTAAGGTAGAAAAAATCGAAGGTGACTATGATTATGCCTATATCTGTTTCAACAACACAATCATGGGAACCCATTACGAATACATCCCTGAAACAGGAAACATTCCTCTTGTTGCAGATATTTCTTCCTGCGTTCTTTCTGAAGAACTTGACGTTTCTAAATTCGGACTTCTTTTTGCAGGAGCACAGAAAAACCTTGCACCGGCAGGAGTTACCCTTGTAATCATCCGCGAAGACCTTATTACAGAAACACCAAGAGCCGGAACACCTACTATGCTTACATACAAAACTCACGCAGATAACGGAAGCATGTACAATACACCGCCATGCTACACAATCTACGTTCTGGACAAAGTTCTTCACTGGATTGAAAAGAACGGCGGTGCTGCAGGAATCAACAAACTTAACGTAGAAAAGGCAGATTACCTCTACAACTTCCTTGATAATTCTGATTTCTATCATGCTACTGCAGAAAAAGGAAGCCGCTCACTTATGAACGTTCCATTCCTTACTAAATACTCAGATCATGCCGCTGATGATGAAGCAGCTGCAGCAAAAGAAAAAGAAATCAACGACAAGTTTGTAAAGGAAGCAACAGCAGCAGGACTTGTAAATCTTAAGGGACACCGTCTCGTAGGCGGAATGCGTGCTTCAATCTACAATGCCATGACTCTTGACGGAGTAAAAGCTCTTGTTGAATTCATGAAAAAATTTGCAGCAGAAAACAAATAA
- a CDS encoding phosphoglycerate dehydrogenase, producing MYKIQTLDRISAIGLDKFPRDDYEIASEIMNPDAILVRSHDMLSMELNPTVKAIARAGAGVNNIPFKELAQKGVVVFNTPGANANAVKELVIMSLLLASRPVIAANRWVNSELKGKGAEIASLAEKGKKNFIGQEVKGKTLGVIGLGAIGAMVANTAIELGMNVIGYDPFLSVDAAWSLKSEVKHAETLDTLFAKADYLTVHVPETPDTKGLINASTIKNMKDGVRIINIARGGLVNNEDVLAALNSGKVSCMVTDFAAEELLNNDKVICMPHLGASTPEAEDNCAVMAVKELRDFLETGAIKNSVNYPKCKMDSEIPAGGTRLCIAHKNVPNMIAQFTSVLGNAKYNISGMIDQNRNDIAYALIDVDGKIDEAAVNALSAIPDVINVRPIYA from the coding sequence ATGTACAAGATTCAGACTTTAGACCGTATCAGCGCCATCGGACTTGATAAATTTCCACGGGATGACTATGAAATTGCCAGTGAGATTATGAACCCGGACGCAATTCTTGTCCGCTCACATGACATGCTCAGCATGGAACTTAATCCTACTGTAAAGGCAATTGCCCGTGCAGGTGCAGGTGTAAACAACATTCCATTTAAAGAACTTGCACAGAAAGGCGTTGTTGTTTTCAACACACCGGGTGCAAACGCAAATGCCGTAAAAGAACTTGTAATCATGAGCCTTCTTCTTGCCAGCCGTCCTGTAATTGCTGCAAACCGCTGGGTTAATTCAGAACTCAAAGGAAAAGGTGCAGAAATCGCTTCTCTTGCAGAAAAAGGAAAAAAGAACTTTATCGGTCAGGAAGTAAAAGGAAAAACTCTCGGTGTAATCGGTCTTGGTGCAATCGGTGCTATGGTTGCAAATACTGCAATCGAACTGGGAATGAATGTAATCGGATACGATCCTTTCCTTTCTGTTGATGCAGCATGGTCCCTCAAATCAGAAGTAAAACATGCAGAAACTCTTGATACACTCTTTGCAAAGGCTGACTATCTTACAGTTCACGTTCCTGAAACTCCAGATACAAAAGGCCTCATCAACGCTTCTACAATCAAGAACATGAAAGACGGCGTACGCATCATCAACATCGCCCGCGGTGGTCTTGTAAACAACGAAGACGTTCTTGCTGCCCTCAACTCAGGAAAAGTAAGCTGCATGGTAACAGACTTTGCCGCAGAAGAACTTCTTAACAACGACAAGGTTATCTGTATGCCTCACCTTGGAGCATCTACTCCGGAAGCAGAAGACAACTGTGCCGTAATGGCTGTTAAAGAACTCCGTGACTTTTTGGAAACAGGAGCTATCAAAAACAGCGTTAACTATCCTAAATGCAAGATGGATTCAGAAATCCCTGCAGGCGGAACACGTCTGTGCATCGCACATAAAAATGTTCCTAACATGATTGCACAGTTTACATCTGTTCTTGGTAATGCTAAATACAACATTTCAGGAATGATTGATCAGAACCGCAACGACATCGCATATGCACTTATCGACGTTGACGGAAAGATTGATGAAGCTGCAGTTAACGCACTTTCTGCAATTCCAGACGTAATCAACGTACGTCCAATTTATGCATAA
- the trhA gene encoding PAQR family membrane homeostasis protein TrhA: MADISRRITRKSLKAKKKAAIQTIKKQAKEKIQEVKQQYAQNPERRRLREEEAALKKERRLQKANAQLAYNERKSRTYTLGEEIFSSITHGIGAGLSAAAIVLLAIKAYFYHPAGIPVSTFMASVLVFGASLFIMYLMSTLYHALRPVVAKKVFSIFNHDAIYILIAGTYTPFIFALFPLKAAFSLASIVWAICGLLIVLYSVFGSRLRAFSVFTYIVFGWLILSVFVYAPITLNAVSRYLLLAGGLSYSVCGICYIFRRRKWSLSFFHLFALFGSILHFFSVYFMIG; this comes from the coding sequence ATGGCTGACATTTCAAGAAGAATTACAAGAAAGTCTCTTAAGGCTAAAAAGAAGGCCGCAATTCAGACAATAAAAAAACAGGCAAAAGAAAAGATTCAGGAAGTAAAGCAGCAGTATGCACAGAATCCTGAACGCCGCAGACTTAGAGAAGAAGAAGCTGCCCTTAAAAAGGAACGCCGCTTGCAGAAGGCAAATGCACAGCTTGCATATAATGAACGTAAGTCCAGAACTTATACTCTCGGTGAGGAAATTTTCAGTTCCATTACTCACGGAATCGGTGCCGGGCTCAGCGCTGCAGCAATCGTTCTTCTTGCAATAAAGGCATATTTCTATCATCCGGCAGGAATTCCTGTATCTACGTTTATGGCAAGCGTACTTGTTTTCGGTGCGTCACTTTTCATAATGTATCTTATGTCAACTTTGTATCATGCCCTGAGGCCTGTAGTTGCAAAGAAAGTTTTTTCTATTTTTAATCATGATGCAATTTACATCCTTATTGCAGGAACCTATACACCGTTTATTTTTGCACTTTTCCCTCTTAAGGCTGCCTTTTCTCTTGCATCAATTGTATGGGCAATCTGCGGACTGCTTATAGTTTTGTATTCTGTATTCGGTTCAAGATTGAGGGCATTCTCTGTATTTACTTATATTGTTTTCGGCTGGCTTATTTTAAGTGTATTTGTATATGCACCTATAACTTTGAATGCTGTCAGCAGATATCTCCTTCTTGCCGGCGGTCTTTCTTACAGTGTCTGCGGAATCTGTTACATTTTCAGAAGAAGAAAGTGGAGCCTCAGTTTCTTCCATCTTTTTGCACTGTTTGGAAGCATACTTCATTTCTTCAGTGTTTATTTTATGATCGGCTGA
- a CDS encoding phosphomannomutase/phosphoglucomutase, with translation MEKSDLLKLQNGSDIRGIALEGIADEHVNITEEACRKIGGAFALWLAKKTKKNVSELKVGVGRDSRISGPSLEAAIAQGLLCQGVKVVRCSMATTPAMFMSIVFDQTKFDGSVMITASHLPFNRNGVKFFDADGGLEHEDITAILEAAAGIDAEKASGADLSKCESFDLIEVYAAHLRNAICKGLSSSEQEKPLSGLKIVVDAGNGAGGFFAEKILAPLGCCIDGSQFLEPDGSFPNHIPNPENKAAMESIQKATVDSKADLGLIFDTDVDRMSAVLSDGSEVNRDAIIALVAAILAPDYPDSTIITDSVTSDRLTYFLEEVLHLHHLCYMRGYKNVINKQKELNAAGKVCPLAMETSGHGALLENYFLDDGAYLAVKMVVALAKAKKNGGSLKSLIEKLPPLVEEGEYRFKIKAEDFKSYGKSVLSEFKKRAEEKGYVVPENFEGVRLLFKGEDVKGWILLRMSLHDPVMPLNIEGSRKGDLAKLVKIAGELLEGFTELDVSVLK, from the coding sequence ATGGAAAAATCAGATTTGCTTAAACTTCAGAACGGAAGTGATATCCGCGGTATAGCACTGGAAGGAATTGCTGATGAGCATGTAAACATTACGGAAGAAGCATGCAGGAAAATCGGCGGTGCATTTGCTCTCTGGCTGGCAAAAAAAACAAAGAAAAATGTAAGTGAACTGAAGGTTGGAGTCGGACGTGACTCAAGAATATCAGGTCCTTCCCTTGAAGCTGCAATTGCACAGGGACTTCTCTGTCAGGGAGTAAAGGTTGTACGCTGTTCAATGGCGACAACTCCTGCAATGTTTATGAGCATTGTTTTTGATCAGACAAAATTCGACGGTTCTGTAATGATTACTGCAAGCCACCTTCCTTTTAACAGAAATGGCGTTAAGTTTTTTGATGCTGACGGTGGACTTGAGCATGAAGACATTACTGCAATTCTTGAAGCTGCTGCCGGTATTGATGCAGAAAAAGCTTCCGGTGCAGATCTTTCAAAGTGCGAAAGCTTTGACCTTATTGAAGTTTATGCCGCTCATCTGAGAAATGCCATCTGTAAGGGACTTTCTTCTTCCGAACAGGAGAAGCCTCTGTCCGGATTAAAAATCGTTGTTGATGCCGGAAACGGTGCAGGCGGTTTTTTTGCAGAAAAAATACTTGCTCCTCTTGGCTGCTGTATTGACGGAAGTCAGTTCCTTGAGCCGGACGGAAGTTTTCCTAACCATATTCCTAATCCGGAAAATAAAGCTGCAATGGAATCAATTCAGAAAGCTACTGTAGATTCAAAAGCAGATCTTGGTCTTATTTTTGATACTGACGTTGACCGTATGAGTGCCGTTTTAAGTGACGGAAGTGAAGTAAACCGGGATGCAATCATTGCTCTTGTTGCAGCCATACTTGCTCCTGATTATCCTGACAGCACTATAATTACGGACAGCGTTACTTCAGACCGCCTTACTTATTTTCTTGAAGAAGTGCTTCATCTTCATCATCTGTGCTACATGCGCGGTTATAAGAATGTAATCAACAAGCAGAAGGAACTTAATGCAGCAGGAAAAGTCTGTCCTCTTGCAATGGAAACTTCCGGTCATGGTGCCCTTCTTGAAAATTATTTCCTTGATGACGGAGCATATCTTGCCGTAAAAATGGTTGTTGCTCTTGCTAAGGCAAAGAAAAACGGCGGTTCTTTGAAAAGCCTTATTGAAAAGCTGCCTCCTCTTGTAGAAGAAGGTGAATACCGTTTTAAGATAAAGGCAGAGGATTTTAAATCATACGGAAAATCCGTTCTGTCTGAGTTTAAAAAGCGTGCAGAAGAAAAAGGCTATGTCGTTCCTGAAAACTTTGAAGGGGTTCGCCTTCTGTTTAAGGGTGAAGACGTTAAGGGCTGGATTCTTCTCCGCATGAGTCTTCATGATCCGGTAATGCCGCTGAATATTGAAGGTTCAAGAAAAGGAGATCTTGCAAAACTTGTAAAAATTGCAGGAGAACTTCTTGAAGGATTTACTGAACTGGATGTTTCGGTTTTAAAATAA